A single region of the Triticum dicoccoides isolate Atlit2015 ecotype Zavitan chromosome 2B, WEW_v2.0, whole genome shotgun sequence genome encodes:
- the LOC119361515 gene encoding pentatricopeptide repeat-containing protein At5g04810, chloroplastic-like: PPPRTRQHHPPPPPPPVEPEPEPEPEEEEGADERFRQKGKVFVGNLPPRARKAEVADFFRQFGPLDKVELVRAHDDPERNAGFCFLYYADADAEGQGAEAAAERAAEVDGVDFRGRSLTVRLDDGRKGRARAEDRARWVDHGQGKEAASPWHHGRDEACREFRRVVESRPEDWQAVVSAFERIPKPSRREFGLMIVYYAKRGDKHHARATFENMRARGIEPNAFVFTSLVHAYAVARDMRGALSCVEEMKAEGIELTIVTYSILISGFGKINDAQSADNLFKEAKTNLGDLNGIIYSNIIHAHCQSGNMDRAEELVREMEEDGIDAPIDAYHSMMHGYTIIQDEKKCLIVFERLKECCFTPSIISYGCLINLYVKIGKVAKAIAISNEMESYGIKHNNKTYSMLISGFIHLHDFTNAFRIFEEMLKSGLQPDRAIYNLLIEAFCKMGNMDRAIRILEKMQKERMQPSNRAFRPIIEGFAVAGDMKRALDILDLMRQSGCAPTVMTYNALIHGLIRKNQVERAVSVLNKMYIAGITPNEHTYTIIMRGYAATGDIAKAFEYFTKIKEGGLKLDVYIYETLLRACCKSGRMQSALAVTREMSSQKISRNTFVYNILIDGWARRGDVWEAADLMKQMKEDGVPPNIHTYTSYINACCKAGDMQRAQTVIDEMADVGLKPNLKTYTTLIKGWARASLPDRALKCFEEMKLAGLKPDEAAYHCLVTSLLSRATVMEGSTYTGILSVCREMFENDLTVDMRTAVHWSRWLHKIEMTGGALTEALQRIFPPDWNSLEVLGEVSDSVSTGDSDYSSDSDFSDGDENQEADDN, from the exons CCCCCACCCCGGACGCGGCAACACCACCCTCCTCCCCCGCCTCCGCCAGTGGAGCCGGAGcccgagccggagccggaggaagaGGAGGGCGCGGACGAGCGTTTCCGGCAGAAGGGGAAGGTATTCGTCGGGAACCTGCCGCCGCGGGCTCGGAAGGCGGAGGTGGCCGACTTCTTCCGCCAGTTCGGGCCGCTCGACAAGGTGGAGCTGGTGCGCGCCCACGACGACCCGGAGCGCAACGCCGGCTTCTGCTTCCTCTACTACGCGGACGCGGACGCCGAGGGCCAGGGCGCCGAGGCCGCGGCGGAGCGCGCGGCGGAGGTCGACGGGGTGGACTTCCGGGGCAGGTCGCTCACGGTGCGGCTCGACGACGGGAGGAAGGGGCGGGCCAGGGCGGAGGACCGGGCGCGCTGGGTGGACCACGGCCAAGGGAAGGAGGCGGCGTCGCCGTGGCACCACGGCAGGGACGAGGCCTGCCGCGAGTTCCGCAGGGTCGTGGAGTCGCGGCCCGAGGACTGGCAGGCCGTCGTCTCCGCCTTCGAGAGGATCCCCAAG CCATCAAGGAGAGAATTTGGTCTGATGATTGTGTATTATGCCAAGCGGGGTGATAAGCATCATGCTCGAGCAACCTTTGAGAACATGAGAGCAAGAGGAATAGAACCCAATGCCTTTGTCTTCACAAG CCTTGTTCACGCTTATGCAGTTGCTAGAGATATGCGTGGAGCGCTGTCATGTGTTGAAGAAATGAAAGCTGAGGGCATTGAGCTGACAATTGTTACTTACAGTATCCTTATTTCAGGATTCGGCAAAATCAATGATGCTCA ATCTGCAGACAACTTGTTCAAAGAGGCTAAGACCAACCTAGGGGATCTCAATGGGATCATATATAGCAACATCATACATGCCCACTG CCAGTCTGGCAATATGGATAGAGCTGAAGAGCTGGTCCGTGAAATGGAAGAGGATGGGATAGACGCTCCCATAGATGCATATCACAGTATGATGCATGGATATACTATCATTCAAGATGAAAAGAAATGTCTAATTGTGTTTGaaaggctgaag GAATGTTGCTTTACACCATCAATAATTTCTTATGGATGCCTTATTAATTTGTATGTCAAG ATTGGTAAGGTCGCTAAAGCTATAGCTATTAGCAATGAAATGGAGTCATATGGAATCAAGCATAACAACAAAACTTACTCTATGCTGATAAGTGGATTTATCCATTTACACGACTTCACAAATGCTTTCCGCATATTTGAGGAAATGCTAAAGTCCGGTCTTCAGCCTGATCGTGCCATATACAATTTGCTGATAGAAGCATTTTGTAAGATGGGAAATATGGATCGAGCTATTCGCATTCTGGAAAAAATGCAGAAAGAACGAATGCAACCATCAAATAGAGCATTTAGGCCAATCATAGAGGGGTTTGCAGTTGCTGGAGATATGAAAAGGGCTTTGGATATTCTTGATTTGATGCGACAAAGTGGTTGTGCTCCCACTGTAATGACTTACAATGCTCTTATCCATGGGTTAATTAGAAAGAACCAG GTTGAAAGGGCTGTTTCTGTGCTTAACAAGATGTATATTGCTGGTATTACGCCAAATGAACATACATACACAATCATTATGAGAGGTTATGCTGCTACTGGGGATATTGCAAAGGCATTTGAATATTTCACGAAGATCAAAGAGGGCGGTCTAAAACTTGATGTCTACATTTACGAGACGCTGCTAAGGGCCTGTTGCAAATCAGGGAGAATGCAGAGTGCTTTAGCAGTCACCCGGGAGATGAGCTCTCAGAAGATATCAAGGAATACATTTGTATATAACATTCTGATTGATGG GTGGGCTCGGAGGGGAGATGTTTGGGAGGCAGCAGACTTAATGAAGCAGATGAAAGAAGATGGAGTCCCTCCGAACATTCATACATATACCTCCTACATAAATGCATGCTGCAAAGCAGGAGACATGCAG AGGGCACAAACGGTGATAGATGAGATGGCAGATGTCGGACTGAAACCTAATCTCAAGACATATACTACCTTGATTAAAGGTTGGGCAAGGGCGTCACTTCCAGACAGAGCATTGAAATGTTTTGAAGAGATGAAACTGGCGGGGCTGAAGCCTGATGAGGCTGCTTATCATTGCCTGGTAACTTCACTTCTCTCAAGGGCAACTGTGATGGAAGGAAGCACCTACACAGGAATCTTGAGTGTTTGTAGAGAAATGTTTGAGAATGATTTGACTGTTGATATGCGCACCGCCGTTCACTGGTCGAGATGGCTTCACAAGATTGAGATGACTGGTGGCGCACTAACTGAAGCACTTCAAAGAATATTTCCTCCTGATTGGAATTCATTAGAAGTTCTAGGAGAGGTTTCTGATTCTGTAAGCACTGGGGATTCAGATTATTCCAGTGATTCTGATTTTAGCGATGGTGATGAGAATCAAGAAGCTGATGATAACTGA